One genomic segment of Helianthus annuus cultivar XRQ/B chromosome 14, HanXRQr2.0-SUNRISE, whole genome shotgun sequence includes these proteins:
- the LOC110907946 gene encoding U-box domain-containing protein 15: protein MEEENGLSNSRVVRDLSEELIGIIEGAKSIGEFRLTQRKESQTLGRRLRLWLPLLEELRDLDAHFPEICISCLHKLKKSFILAKKLLKTCQAGSKIYLVLEADAMVTRFNTVYDKLSQATDGFPYEEIGISEEVKEQLELMCMQLKRAKQSKDTQDMELTMDMRAVLSYDNDRIAECKSIEKLANRLSLNTLEDLRIETVAIRKLVKERRGQNAEGTQNIIDLLDRFKRFAGIEQVNVLEDPVPCNRSLQKSTSIAIPFEFLCPITLEIMRDPVIVATGQTYERANIQQWLDSDRRCCPKTGLPLAHTALAPNVALHNLIQQWCETNNYQIPKKSPPPPPKKAHSEKVVILIQNLTSSQLQVQRKAVTKIRMISRESPENRVLIAEKGGIPPLVHLLSYPDSKIQEHAVTALLNLSIDEKIKKQVSEQAPIPAIIEILQYGTIGAKENSAAALFSLSMLDENKTLIGASNGIPPLIALLAEGTIRGRKDAATALFNLTISQSNKAKAIEAGAIKPLVSILDNKGLDMVDEALSVLLLLAEHPDGRKELGQLSFIETLVKFMREGTPKNKECAASVLLKLCENNNNNLVVALQYGVYEHVSELSQNGSKRGKKKAVAMLQLMSKSGQIPSYNNVR from the exons ATGGAAGAAGAAAATGGGTTATCGAATTCGAGGGTTGTTAGAGATCTGTCCGAAGAGTTGATCGGAATCATTGAAGGTGCTAAATCGATTGGAGAGTTTCGATTAACGCAGAGGAAAGAAAGCCAAACCTTAGGACGGCGATTGAGGCTTTGGCTGCCCTTGTTGGAAGAGCTTAGAGATCTCGATGCTCATTTTCCCGAGATTTGTATCTCGTGTTTGCATAAGTTGAAGAAATCGTTTATTCTCGCCAAGAAATTGTTGAAAACTTGTCAGGCCGGAAGCAAAATCTATCTG GTATTGGAGGCTGATGCAATGGTAACTAGATTCAATACTGTTTATGATAAATTGAGTCAAGCAACAGATGGATTTCCGTATGAAGAAATTGGAATTTCTGAAGAAGTTAAAGAACAG TTGGAGCTAATGTGTATGCAACTCAAGAGAGCCAAACAGAGTAAAGACACTCAAGATATGGAACTAACCATGGATATGAGGGCAGTATTGTCATACGACAACGATCGAATCGCCGAATGCAAGAGCATTGAAAAGCTAGCAAACAGATTGTCTTTAAATACTCTTGAGGATTTGAGGATTGAAACTGTGGCTATAAGAAAACTTGTGAAAGAAAGAAGAGGACAGAATGCAGAAGGAACTCAAAACATCATAGATCTTCTTGATAGATTTAAAAGATTTGCAGGAATTGAGCAGGTTAATGTTCTCGAAGATCCTGTTCCGTGCAATAGATCGCTGCAAAAAAGCACTTCCATTGCGATACCGTTTGAGTTCTTGTGTCCGATCACGCTGGAAATAATGAGGGATCCTGTTATTGTTGCCACTGGTCAG ACATATGAGAGAGCAAACATACAACAATGGTTAGACTCTGACCGCAGATGCTGCCCGAAAACCGGACTACCATTAGCGCACACCGCGTTAGCACCAAACGTCGCGTTACACAACTTAATACAACAATGGTGCGAAACCAACAACTACCAAATCCCGAAAAaatcaccacctccaccacctaAGAAAGCACACAGTGAAAAAGTTGTCATCTTGATACAAAACTTAACTTCAAGCCAATTACAAGTACAACGAAAAGCGGTCACCAAGATCCGTATGATCTCACGAGAATCCCCCGAAAATAGAGTTTTAATAGCCGAAAAAGGCGGGATTCCACCCCTTGTCCATCTTCTTTCATACCCGGATTCCAAAATCCAAGAACACGCTGTAACCGCACTTCTAAACCTCTCAATCGACGAAAAGATCAAGAAACAAGTATCGGAACAAGCACCAATTCCGGCTATAATCGAAATCCTTCAATACGGAACTATTGGAGCTAAAGAAAACTCAGCAGCAGCATTGTTTAGCTTATCAATGCTTGATGAAAACAAAACGTTAATCGGGGCATCAAACGGGATCCCACCGTTGATTGCTTTGTTAGCGGAAGGAACGATTCGAGGCAGAAAAGATGCAGCCACAGCTTTGTTTAACTTAACCATTTCACAGTCAAACAAAGCCAAGGCTATAGAAGCGGGGGCGATCAAACCGTTGGTATCGATTCTGGATAACAAAGGGTTAGATATGGTTGATGAGGCTCTTTCTGTTTTGTTACTGCTAGCAGAACATCCTGATGGGAGGAAAGAGCTTGGACAACTTAGTTTTATTGAAACATTAGTTAAGTTTATGCGCGAAGGGACCCCGAAGAATAAAGAATGTGCAGCGTCGGTCCTTCTAAAACTTTGTGAGAATAATAACAACAATCTGGTGGTTGCGCTTCAGTATGGGGTGTATGAGCATGTATCGGAGCTTTCGCAGAATGGGAGTAAACGAGGGAAAAAGAAGGCGGTGGCAATGTTGCAGCTTATGAGCAAAAGCGGACAGATCCCGAGCTATAACAATGTAAGGTAA